Proteins found in one Mucilaginibacter gracilis genomic segment:
- a CDS encoding SusC/RagA family TonB-linked outer membrane protein, which translates to MKKLLLVSLCFLFYSMQIFAQNRTVTGTVTAKDDGGPMPGVSIKGVGTDVGVVTGADGKFSISLPATVKALQFSFIGYGTVTKSITGAVLNIELESSSKVLGEVLVTGAFGIKQTSRSASSAAQVVSGDDLNTVRQANINNALAGKVAGIQVRSQSTAALGRGTEVRLRGASGFGTGSPALYVVDGTIMTNSDDINPDDIESSTILEGAAAGALYGSQGASGVIVITLKKAKKKDGLNVDLNLGSRWDMAYILPNYQNTYAGGNNPDLTQYNWKAGDPTAWQALSGKYYPDYSDDSSWGPKMVGQEYIPWYAWYPGTQYSFKTATLNPQPNNARDYFNTGVTLNNNIAIGKATDDYNIRFSYGNQYIQGLVPNSDLRKNTMTLTYNLNLNKHFILGANINYVNQKQDGLVNDAYSNQTSGSFNQWFHRDIDMGIMKELRGLKSPTGAYASWNHADPNTYDPNNANAFYAGNYWYNFYTYQDLVQNVNQRDRLYGNISLTYKVNNDLSFKGTYRKMQNTTFGYTQFSSDLATSGVQTTGNEARNKGYYANYTTYLNRENYEFLTNYTKKIKDFKIDANAGGDFYNANYNDDSANTNNGLSVPNVFTISNSVDPASYGNTRAKERYNALFVTANIGWKDMLYLNGSLRDDWYSTLNPSKNLVTSKSIGGSFVFSELLKSQSTWLSMGKLRASYGEIPSALGQNGSVFGSSSESFGFGRYPGSVYTTSANKFVSNLLQTANDGIVDPNLIGNTVKEKELGIDLAFFNERLGLTATYWDGSNENLAGSVGLNGASGLTSITTNFGKITKNGLDFTLYGTPVKIKNFEWRINATYSNLLHDYVDEISNKYGIKTIAVGFNTYSALPGLYQVQGQSWGQIYGNGILRNANGVPILTSAGMYQNNPAVSFGSALPKHTGGIQNSFIVYKDFAINVNIDYQFGGKFSSLSDLWGSYSGLTARTAALNDKGIPVRDPVGNGGGIHQIGVSASGATIDMYVPAYDYYQNNYNSKTGDEFVYDLTFIKLRELGISYRIPVKKLGIASYVKNATFQLTGTDLWLLYAKTKDFDPSQISAVSGESGQLPGTRGIGFNLKVGF; encoded by the coding sequence ATGAAAAAACTTCTACTAGTAAGTTTGTGCTTTCTGTTTTACTCCATGCAGATTTTTGCACAAAATCGCACCGTAACAGGTACGGTTACAGCTAAAGACGACGGCGGACCAATGCCTGGCGTTAGCATCAAAGGAGTAGGTACAGATGTTGGCGTTGTAACTGGTGCCGACGGTAAATTCTCAATTAGCTTACCAGCAACGGTTAAAGCACTACAATTTAGCTTTATTGGTTATGGAACGGTAACCAAGTCCATCACAGGCGCGGTACTAAACATCGAGCTTGAGTCCTCTTCAAAAGTATTAGGTGAGGTTTTGGTAACTGGTGCGTTTGGTATCAAACAAACTTCACGTTCAGCATCCAGTGCTGCACAAGTTGTTAGCGGCGACGACTTAAATACAGTTCGCCAGGCTAATATCAACAATGCTTTAGCTGGTAAGGTTGCTGGTATACAGGTTCGTAGCCAGTCTACGGCTGCTTTGGGCAGAGGTACTGAGGTGCGTTTACGTGGTGCATCAGGTTTTGGTACTGGTAGCCCAGCACTCTACGTTGTTGACGGTACTATCATGACAAATTCTGATGATATTAACCCCGACGATATTGAGAGTTCTACAATATTAGAAGGTGCCGCGGCCGGTGCTTTATACGGTTCGCAAGGTGCTTCCGGTGTTATTGTTATCACTTTGAAAAAAGCTAAGAAAAAAGATGGACTTAACGTTGATTTAAACTTAGGTTCACGTTGGGACATGGCTTACATTTTGCCTAACTATCAAAATACTTATGCTGGTGGTAACAACCCCGATTTAACCCAATACAATTGGAAAGCCGGCGATCCTACTGCATGGCAGGCATTAAGCGGCAAATATTATCCTGATTATAGTGATGATAGCAGTTGGGGCCCTAAAATGGTTGGCCAGGAATATATCCCTTGGTATGCCTGGTACCCTGGTACACAGTACTCTTTCAAAACGGCTACTTTAAATCCGCAACCAAATAACGCACGTGATTATTTTAACACAGGTGTTACTTTAAATAATAATATTGCTATAGGCAAAGCCACCGATGATTATAACATCAGGTTTAGCTATGGTAATCAATACATCCAAGGTTTGGTTCCAAACTCAGATTTGAGAAAGAACACCATGACCCTTACTTACAACTTAAATTTAAACAAACACTTTATTTTAGGTGCAAACATCAATTACGTTAACCAAAAGCAAGACGGTTTAGTAAATGATGCTTACAGCAACCAAACTTCAGGTTCGTTTAACCAATGGTTCCACCGTGATATTGATATGGGTATCATGAAAGAATTGCGCGGTTTAAAATCTCCAACCGGGGCTTATGCAAGCTGGAACCACGCCGATCCGAACACTTACGATCCAAATAACGCCAACGCATTTTATGCTGGTAACTACTGGTATAACTTTTATACCTACCAGGATTTGGTTCAAAACGTAAACCAACGCGATAGGTTATACGGTAACATCTCCTTAACCTACAAGGTTAATAACGATTTGAGCTTTAAAGGTACTTACCGTAAAATGCAAAATACTACTTTTGGTTATACCCAATTCTCGTCCGACTTAGCTACCTCTGGTGTTCAAACAACAGGTAACGAAGCCAGAAACAAAGGATACTATGCAAATTATACCACATATTTAAACCGCGAAAACTACGAATTCTTAACTAACTACACGAAAAAAATTAAGGATTTTAAAATAGATGCAAACGCAGGTGGCGATTTCTATAATGCGAATTATAACGACGATTCGGCTAACACCAATAATGGTTTGAGCGTTCCTAACGTATTTACTATTTCAAACTCTGTTGATCCGGCTTCTTATGGTAACACAAGAGCTAAAGAAAGATACAATGCTCTTTTCGTTACAGCAAATATTGGCTGGAAAGATATGTTGTACTTGAATGGTTCATTACGTGATGATTGGTATTCAACGTTAAACCCATCTAAGAACCTTGTAACATCAAAATCTATCGGTGGTTCATTCGTGTTTAGCGAATTATTAAAAAGCCAGTCTACCTGGTTAAGCATGGGTAAATTACGTGCAAGCTATGGTGAAATACCATCAGCATTGGGCCAAAACGGCAGTGTGTTTGGTTCGTCTTCAGAATCATTTGGTTTTGGAAGGTACCCGGGAAGCGTGTACACTACATCTGCTAATAAATTCGTAAGTAACTTATTACAAACCGCAAATGACGGTATTGTTGACCCTAATTTAATTGGTAACACCGTTAAGGAAAAAGAATTAGGTATCGACTTGGCTTTCTTTAACGAGCGGTTGGGTTTAACCGCTACTTATTGGGACGGTAGTAACGAAAACCTTGCAGGTAGTGTTGGTTTAAACGGTGCTTCAGGTCTAACCAGTATAACAACCAACTTTGGTAAAATCACCAAAAACGGTCTCGACTTTACATTATATGGTACTCCGGTTAAAATTAAAAACTTTGAATGGAGAATAAACGCAACATACTCAAACCTGTTGCATGATTATGTTGACGAGATTAGCAACAAATACGGTATTAAAACCATTGCTGTTGGGTTTAATACTTATAGTGCATTGCCAGGTTTGTACCAGGTGCAAGGCCAAAGCTGGGGCCAAATATATGGCAACGGTATATTGCGTAACGCAAATGGTGTACCTATCTTAACATCAGCCGGTATGTATCAAAACAATCCTGCGGTATCTTTTGGTAGTGCTTTACCTAAGCACACAGGCGGTATCCAAAACAGTTTTATTGTTTATAAAGATTTTGCAATTAACGTAAACATTGATTATCAGTTTGGTGGTAAATTCTCTTCTCTGTCTGATTTGTGGGGTTCATATAGCGGTTTAACTGCTCGTACTGCCGCACTTAACGATAAAGGCATCCCTGTTCGTGATCCGGTTGGTAACGGCGGTGGTATTCACCAAATCGGTGTTAGTGCATCTGGCGCAACAATTGATATGTATGTTCCTGCTTACGATTATTATCAAAACAATTACAACAGCAAAACGGGCGACGAATTTGTTTACGACCTTACCTTTATTAAATTACGTGAGCTTGGCATAAGCTACCGCATACCGGTTAAAAAATTGGGTATAGCAAGCTACGTTAAGAATGCTACTTTCCAACTTACCGGAACTGACCTTTGGCTGTTATATGCAAAAACTAAAGATTTTGATCCGTCACAAATTAGTGCTGTATCGGGCGAATCTGGACAATTACCTGGAACAAGGGGTATTGGTTTTAACTTAAAGGTAGGTTTTTGA
- a CDS encoding PadR family transcriptional regulator, whose protein sequence is MIIENTQTQMRKGILEYCILSIISKGETYASDIISDLKKSQMLVVEGTLYPLLTRLKNNGLLTYNWVESTSGPPRKYYVLSAEGRMVLEQLDKTWQELSLAVQTALENRK, encoded by the coding sequence ATGATTATAGAGAACACACAAACACAAATGCGAAAGGGAATACTTGAGTATTGTATCCTTTCTATCATATCAAAAGGCGAAACTTATGCATCGGATATTATTTCGGATTTAAAAAAATCGCAGATGCTGGTTGTTGAGGGCACTTTATACCCCTTACTTACCCGTTTAAAAAACAATGGCTTGCTCACCTATAACTGGGTTGAATCAACCTCCGGGCCGCCACGTAAATACTATGTACTCTCGGCAGAAGGGCGCATGGTGCTTGAACAACTGGATAAAACCTGGCAAGAATTATCGTTAGCAGTACAAACCGCCCTCGAAAACCGCAAATAA
- a CDS encoding ribonucleoside-diphosphate reductase small subunit, giving the protein MNQENEILLRENKDRFVILPINYPRIWEMYKKHEASFWTAEEIDLSDDMKDWNNMNDGERHFISHVLAFFAASDGIVNENLAVNFMSEVQLPEARCFYGFQIMMENIHSETYALLIDTYIKDNVEKDRLFHAIETVPCVKRKGEWALKWIENGTFAERLVAFAAVEGIFFSGSFCSIFWLKKRGLMPGLTFSNELISRDEGMHCEFACLLYSMLSNKLSKEAVTGIISDAVEIEKEFVTDALPVNLIGMNAKLMGQYIEFVADRWLQELGYPKLYNATNPFDFMEMISLQGKTNFFEKRVGDYQKSGVLSSDVKGQAFSMDEDF; this is encoded by the coding sequence ATGAACCAGGAAAACGAAATACTGCTGAGAGAAAATAAAGATCGCTTTGTTATTTTGCCTATTAATTATCCCCGCATTTGGGAGATGTATAAAAAGCATGAAGCCAGCTTTTGGACCGCCGAGGAAATTGACCTGAGCGACGACATGAAAGACTGGAACAACATGAACGATGGCGAAAGGCATTTCATATCGCACGTATTAGCATTTTTTGCGGCCAGCGATGGTATAGTTAACGAAAACCTGGCCGTTAACTTTATGAGCGAGGTGCAATTGCCCGAAGCACGCTGCTTTTATGGTTTCCAGATTATGATGGAAAATATCCATTCCGAAACATACGCCTTGCTTATCGATACTTATATTAAAGATAATGTTGAAAAAGACCGCCTCTTCCACGCCATCGAAACCGTTCCTTGCGTAAAGCGAAAAGGAGAGTGGGCCTTAAAATGGATTGAAAACGGCACATTTGCCGAGCGCCTGGTGGCCTTTGCCGCTGTAGAGGGTATTTTCTTTTCGGGTAGCTTTTGCTCTATATTTTGGTTAAAAAAACGCGGCCTTATGCCAGGTTTAACCTTTAGCAACGAATTAATATCTCGCGACGAAGGTATGCACTGCGAGTTTGCCTGCTTATTATACAGTATGTTAAGCAACAAGCTATCAAAAGAAGCCGTAACCGGTATTATATCTGATGCCGTTGAAATTGAAAAAGAATTTGTAACCGATGCCCTGCCCGTAAATTTGATTGGCATGAATGCCAAACTAATGGGCCAGTATATTGAGTTTGTTGCCGACCGCTGGTTGCAAGAACTCGGTTACCCTAAATTATATAATGCCACCAACCCGTTTGATTTTATGGAGATGATATCCCTGCAGGGTAAAACAAACTTTTTTGAAAAACGTGTTGGAGATTACCAAAAAAGCGGCGTACTGAGCAGCGATGTTAAGGGCCAGGCTTTTTCAATGGACGAGGATTTTTAA
- a CDS encoding PspC domain-containing protein produces the protein MNKTIIININGTIFHIEEDAYEVLRSYMTDVKRHFANEEDSMEITTDIENRIAEMFTEILVREARQVVITADVTTVISQMGTIEDFETGTDHANASYTDHQTFASNRKLFRDPDDHLLGGVCAGIANYFDVDAVWIRLAFAIAVIFGGTGLMAYIILWIIVPKANTRADKMAMKGEKLDLKGFMRNFEEEVKTVHHSLSNASSSARPFVYKVRDFVTDFFDHFKYFLGGAGKVILKLIGVLILLTCLGFIIAGSVVLTIIVAQGRDVLHLFPFSIVNDRYSIIYFSAFAVAVIPLLSIILLTLRVIFGNKVLGKSTSYTLLIFWILALSLLGYYSSKVAADFKEGAAFSQTLDLKAPFNNTYYLKLNDVKYLSREDSVQLDINSRFNGTVILNDEDDDEVSNRHESKPQNVKIYIERSDVAFPTLTEKFSARGHTEQEALRNARNASYYFKQKDTVLTFDRMLKVPFSSLWRNQAVELRLRIPQNSTLVIDKKLERYIENVSLGECNDMNKRDYNDAATFIMTNNGLQCKVDTVVVKTIQTNTAPDTTSVN, from the coding sequence ATGAATAAAACTATCATAATCAACATAAACGGCACTATTTTCCATATTGAGGAAGATGCCTACGAAGTGCTAAGAAGCTACATGACTGACGTTAAGCGACATTTTGCTAACGAAGAGGACAGCATGGAAATAACTACCGATATTGAAAACCGCATTGCCGAAATGTTTACCGAAATATTGGTACGCGAAGCAAGGCAGGTTGTTATTACTGCCGATGTAACTACAGTAATAAGCCAAATGGGTACCATAGAGGATTTTGAAACAGGTACCGACCATGCCAATGCCTCGTATACCGACCATCAAACTTTTGCAAGCAACCGCAAACTGTTCCGCGACCCGGATGATCATTTACTTGGTGGCGTATGTGCCGGTATTGCAAACTATTTTGATGTTGACGCGGTTTGGATACGCCTGGCCTTTGCCATTGCCGTTATTTTTGGCGGCACAGGTTTAATGGCCTACATTATTTTATGGATAATAGTACCAAAAGCTAATACCCGTGCCGACAAAATGGCCATGAAGGGCGAAAAGCTTGACCTAAAAGGCTTTATGCGCAATTTTGAAGAAGAGGTAAAAACCGTTCATCACTCGTTAAGCAACGCAAGCAGCAGTGCCCGCCCCTTTGTTTATAAAGTACGCGATTTTGTTACCGATTTTTTTGACCATTTTAAATACTTCTTGGGAGGCGCAGGTAAGGTAATATTAAAACTGATTGGTGTTTTGATATTGCTAACCTGCTTAGGTTTTATCATAGCCGGCTCGGTAGTATTAACTATTATTGTTGCGCAGGGGAGAGATGTTTTACACCTTTTTCCGTTTAGTATAGTTAACGACAGGTACAGCATTATTTACTTTAGTGCCTTCGCAGTGGCGGTTATCCCTTTACTATCTATTATATTGCTTACCCTACGGGTAATATTTGGCAACAAGGTTTTAGGCAAATCAACAAGTTATACCTTACTTATATTTTGGATACTGGCATTGAGCCTGCTAGGTTATTACTCATCAAAAGTTGCTGCCGATTTTAAGGAAGGCGCTGCCTTTAGCCAAACTTTAGATTTGAAAGCCCCTTTTAACAATACCTACTACCTAAAGCTCAACGATGTGAAATATTTGAGCCGGGAAGACAGTGTTCAGCTTGATATTAATTCACGTTTTAATGGAACCGTAATTTTAAACGACGAAGATGATGACGAAGTTAGCAACAGGCACGAATCGAAACCGCAAAATGTGAAGATATATATTGAACGCAGTGATGTTGCTTTCCCAACACTAACAGAAAAATTTAGTGCGCGCGGCCATACAGAGCAGGAAGCCCTGCGCAATGCCCGCAATGCATCATACTATTTCAAGCAAAAGGATACCGTATTAACTTTTGACAGGATGTTGAAAGTGCCTTTTTCTAGCTTGTGGAGAAACCAGGCGGTGGAATTGCGGTTGCGGATTCCGCAAAACTCAACATTGGTGATAGATAAAAAGCTGGAGCGCTATATTGAAAATGTATCGCTTGGTGAATGTAATGACATGAACAAACGGGACTACAACGATGCTGCTACCTTTATTATGACTAACAACGGCCTGCAATGCAAAGTAGATACCGTAGTAGTTAAAACCATACAAACCAATACTGCCCCCGACACTACCAGCGTCAACTAA
- a CDS encoding SusD/RagB family nutrient-binding outer membrane lipoprotein: protein MKKIFIYTLTTALVWSVAGCQKLSDFGNTNYNQAAISTPIIGALLTNAELSVANYAGSQLEAINGGQYSQYFAETQYPAVSLYALPQYNFTGEYSTQLYDLQSIINAGTSKNTSNVALILQQYIFWHITDSWGDVPYSQALKGLAYPQPAYDAQQNIYKGMLSALTSAVSSFDGSAISGDIFYNGNVASWKKMANTLRMLISLQLSKKMPTSTDYAATQFNAALNDVGGSIVTNADNMKVVYPGGTYKDPFFSLYDGRTDYAESKTMTDLLSSLNDTRATIYGGAFNDPNNVTGGTISSNVGIPPGGDRTSTVAFTTANPSFALVLRADQRTPTSPLFVLTAGESLLARAHAAAIGWTTESAATLYASGVTQAFAQWGLTVPTSYISSAPVFADIIKQRYLASYPDGFMGWDIYRLTSTTRDGTAGSGSAFTQNPLNLKPGTGGAGKPIVSRFTYSASEYTTNTASVNAAIALISGGDKQDSRVWWDQ from the coding sequence ATGAAAAAGATATTTATATATACACTTACCACGGCACTTGTTTGGAGCGTTGCGGGTTGCCAAAAGCTAAGTGATTTTGGTAATACCAACTATAACCAGGCTGCCATCTCAACACCTATTATAGGTGCGTTGTTAACCAACGCCGAGCTATCGGTTGCAAATTATGCAGGTAGTCAGCTTGAGGCAATCAACGGGGGGCAATATTCTCAATATTTTGCCGAAACGCAATATCCGGCGGTATCATTATACGCGTTGCCGCAATATAATTTCACCGGCGAGTATAGTACCCAATTGTATGACTTACAAAGTATTATTAATGCCGGTACAAGCAAAAATACCTCAAACGTTGCTTTGATATTACAACAGTACATTTTCTGGCATATTACCGATTCCTGGGGAGATGTACCTTACAGCCAGGCTTTAAAAGGATTGGCATACCCCCAGCCGGCATATGATGCTCAACAAAATATTTACAAAGGTATGTTATCTGCGCTAACAAGTGCAGTTAGCTCTTTTGACGGTTCTGCAATTAGCGGAGATATTTTTTATAATGGTAATGTTGCCAGTTGGAAAAAAATGGCAAATACTTTACGTATGCTTATTTCGCTGCAGTTATCTAAAAAGATGCCAACTTCTACCGATTACGCAGCTACTCAATTTAATGCTGCATTGAATGACGTAGGCGGTTCTATTGTAACAAACGCTGATAATATGAAAGTAGTTTATCCTGGCGGTACTTATAAAGATCCATTCTTTAGTCTTTATGACGGTAGGACTGATTACGCAGAAAGTAAAACCATGACTGATTTGTTAAGCTCTTTAAATGACACACGGGCAACTATTTACGGTGGTGCTTTTAATGATCCCAATAACGTAACAGGCGGTACAATATCATCAAACGTAGGCATCCCTCCAGGTGGCGATCGCACAAGTACCGTTGCTTTCACTACGGCAAACCCAAGCTTTGCATTGGTTTTACGTGCAGATCAACGTACACCTACAAGCCCATTATTTGTTTTAACTGCGGGTGAATCACTATTGGCCCGTGCACATGCAGCAGCAATTGGTTGGACTACCGAGAGTGCGGCTACATTATATGCAAGCGGTGTTACTCAAGCCTTCGCGCAATGGGGTTTAACTGTGCCTACATCTTATATAAGCAGCGCGCCTGTTTTTGCCGATATTATCAAACAAAGATATTTGGCAAGTTACCCTGATGGTTTTATGGGTTGGGATATTTACCGTTTAACATCTACTACCCGCGATGGAACTGCAGGTTCAGGAAGTGCTTTCACTCAAAACCCTTTAAATCTTAAACCAGGTACTGGTGGTGCTGGCAAACCAATTGTTAGCAGGTTTACTTATTCGGCTTCCGAATATACTACTAACACCGCAAGCGTTAACGCGGCTATAGCACTTATATCCGGTGGTGATAAGCAAGATTCAAGAGTGTGGTGGGATCAATAA
- a CDS encoding DNA/RNA non-specific endonuclease: protein MNLKKILIYPLAMAMLLVSCQKEATAPVADEQLNPSFNINNGFGNSLAVTQTFDEGFEAGTKTAYAAADVTFGSGSWNLNNALVGTSTSDAKVGSHSVRITATGVLSMNFDVSTGASTVTVKHAVYGSDASSTWGLWMSADGGSTYTQVGSTVTSSSATLATATFTVNTAGTVRFQIRKATGTSIRINIDEFTINSYDSGSGAGGSGGTTGDNTNMLLGNPSGATTSITTSYNNYLYDHTYYIQSYNKDKGEPNWTCWYVGPTSLGSTARQDDFRADTGLPSGWYEVGASSYSGSGFDRGHNCPSADRTSTVAANQATFLMDNMIPQAPNNNQQTWGNLEDYGRSLVTAGNEIYVIMGTYGQGGTGSSGTATTVDGGHVVVPAHVWKIIVVIPNGNGDLSRITTSTRVIAVDTPNINTINSDWTQYITTAKSIETATGYSFFTALPTAVKTALENKVDSGS from the coding sequence ATGAACTTAAAAAAAATTCTGATTTACCCTCTTGCCATGGCCATGTTACTGGTATCGTGCCAAAAGGAGGCCACGGCTCCGGTTGCCGATGAGCAGCTAAATCCATCGTTTAACATCAACAACGGCTTTGGCAACAGTTTAGCTGTTACCCAAACTTTTGACGAGGGTTTTGAAGCAGGTACCAAAACGGCTTACGCCGCAGCCGATGTTACGTTTGGCAGCGGTAGCTGGAACTTAAACAACGCGCTGGTGGGCACCAGCACTTCCGACGCAAAGGTGGGCTCGCACTCGGTACGCATTACTGCTACCGGCGTTTTAAGCATGAACTTTGATGTAAGCACGGGTGCATCAACGGTAACGGTTAAGCATGCGGTTTATGGTAGTGATGCGTCGTCAACCTGGGGGCTGTGGATGAGCGCAGACGGTGGAAGTACCTATACGCAAGTGGGCTCCACGGTTACCAGTTCATCGGCAACGCTGGCAACAGCAACCTTTACCGTAAACACAGCCGGAACGGTTCGTTTCCAGATCCGTAAGGCCACCGGTACATCAATCCGTATCAATATTGATGAATTTACCATTAACAGCTATGATAGCGGCTCGGGAGCTGGCGGTAGCGGCGGTACTACCGGCGATAACACCAATATGTTGCTGGGCAACCCCAGCGGAGCAACTACCAGCATTACAACAAGCTATAACAATTACTTATACGACCATACTTATTACATACAAAGCTATAATAAAGACAAAGGCGAACCTAACTGGACATGCTGGTATGTTGGCCCAACAAGCTTAGGATCAACAGCGCGCCAGGATGATTTTAGGGCAGATACGGGCTTACCCTCGGGATGGTATGAGGTTGGCGCATCAAGTTATTCGGGTTCGGGTTTTGACAGGGGACATAACTGCCCTTCGGCAGACCGTACCTCAACCGTGGCTGCTAACCAGGCTACCTTTTTGATGGATAACATGATACCACAGGCACCCAACAATAACCAACAAACCTGGGGTAACTTAGAAGATTATGGCCGCTCGCTGGTCACAGCCGGGAACGAAATTTATGTAATAATGGGAACTTACGGCCAAGGTGGCACAGGATCGAGCGGGACGGCAACCACTGTTGACGGCGGCCATGTTGTGGTACCTGCCCATGTTTGGAAAATTATTGTTGTAATACCTAATGGCAACGGCGATTTAAGCCGCATTACCACATCAACCCGTGTTATTGCTGTTGATACGCCCAACATCAATACTATAAACAGCGATTGGACACAGTATATTACCACTGCCAAAAGCATAGAAACAGCTACGGGTTATTCGTTTTTTACTGCGCTGCCTACTGCGGTAAAAACAGCTTTAGAAAACAAGGTTGACTCGGGATCGTAA